The Campylobacter concisus sequence CCAAGGATGCCAAGCGTGGCGCGAGGGTCGTTGATAGAAGCTATTATTTTTATTAGCATGGCTTGATTTTTACCGCTATCAAGGCGGCCTATGTTTATGAAAAATGGCTTAAAGTCGCTCTCAAGTGGCTCATCTTTTAGCAAATTTATAGTTTTTAGATCAAGAGCGTTATAAAGCACCTTTGTTTTTGCCTCACTCATGCCAAAATTTCGCACCAGATCCTCTTTATTGCCAGCTGCATTTGCAAGGATTAGATCAGCCTTTTTATAAAGATGAGTGAGTAAAAATTTATTAACCCTGCCGCTTAGATCGTTTTTATATAGGATCGACGGACAGCTTCGCTCACTGATAACTAACCTAGCCTTTAGCCCTAAAATCCTAGCAACCCCAGCAATATAACAAGGGCGGTTCATCAGCACAAACTGCGTGTCGATGTTTAAGCTTTGACAAAGATTTTTATACTTAAAGGCAAGCATTGGCATCGCTAAAAAGAGCCTTGCGAGCTTCTTTAGTCCGCTCTCGTAAGGATCGCTATTTTCTATAAAGTGGATCTGCACCTCGCTTGGGATCTCGTAGGCGATGACCTTACTCATTAAGATGAGATGAACTTCATAGCGTTTAACCAAAAATGGCAGTAAATTTGCCACATTTCGCTCAGCTCCACCAGGCCCCATCGAGTATAAAAAAACGGCTAATTTTTTCACTTATCAACAACCTTTTTTATAAATTCTCGCCACTGCTTTATAATATTTTCTTTGCTAAATAAATTTGCACTTTCGCTGGCGTTTTTTGCTAGTTTTTGCCTTAAATTTTCATCTTTTAAGAGTATCTCGAGTTTATCTTTTAGATCATTTGCATCGCCAGTTTTAAAGATAAGTCCGTTAATGCCATCATTTATAAGCTCTCTTGCGCCCACGGTGTCGCTACTTAGCCTAGCGCAACCAAAAGCGCCTGATTCGATTAGCACGTTTGAAAGCCCCTCGCTTCGTGAGCTAAGAGTAAAAATTTTTGCCTCACTATAAAGTTTACTAACATCGCTCATATGGCCTAAAAATTTGACATTAAGCCCTAAATTTGACGCCATTTGCTTCAGTTCGGCTTCTTGCCTGCCACTGCCTGCGATCTTTATCTCCCAGCCATCAAGCAAGCTCTTATCCACCTTGCTAAGCGCCTCAAAATAGATATCATAGCCCTTTACCGCCTCCAGCCTTGCCACGCTTAAGATGACGTTTTGCTTCTCGCAAATTTCAGGCACGTCGATAAAAAGTGGATTATGGATGACCTCGCGGTTTTTGGCAAATTTATAGTAGTCGTAGTCATTTTTACTTAGCACGCTTAAGCCATCTACAAAGCGGTAGGCAAAATCACGCATGGCGCTTGCGATTTTGCTTTTTAAGTAGCTATGCTCGTGATGTTCGGTCGCTATTAGTTTGCTATTTAGCCCTAAATTTGCCAGCACACAAGCGACGTTTGTCCAGTCGATAAAGCTCATTATAAGATCAGCTCTTTGCTCTTTAAAAAGTGCTCTAAGGGTGAGGATTTT is a genomic window containing:
- the pglJ gene encoding N-acetylgalactosamine-N,N'-diacetylbacillosaminyl-diphospho-undecaprenol 4-alpha-N-acetylgalactosaminyltransferase, coding for MKKLAVFLYSMGPGGAERNVANLLPFLVKRYEVHLILMSKVIAYEIPSEVQIHFIENSDPYESGLKKLARLFLAMPMLAFKYKNLCQSLNIDTQFVLMNRPCYIAGVARILGLKARLVISERSCPSILYKNDLSGRVNKFLLTHLYKKADLILANAAGNKEDLVRNFGMSEAKTKVLYNALDLKTINLLKDEPLESDFKPFFINIGRLDSGKNQAMLIKIIASINDPRATLGILGKGPLKDELQNLIDKFGVSDRVKLLGTDKNPFRHIKNASCLLCASRFEGFSNVLLEALACEKTIISTEHKSGAKELLGESEFGILVPVDDENAMKEAMIKVLNAPEIRQNFEKVAYNRAKFFDSENIASKLINFLENPNE
- a CDS encoding glycosyltransferase; translation: MKILFVIAALRNGGAERVLNVLANELSKDNEITIALLEEDLGLYKFSDNINIINLNVTGSGIALKFKKILTLRALFKEQRADLIMSFIDWTNVACVLANLGLNSKLIATEHHEHSYLKSKIASAMRDFAYRFVDGLSVLSKNDYDYYKFAKNREVIHNPLFIDVPEICEKQNVILSVARLEAVKGYDIYFEALSKVDKSLLDGWEIKIAGSGRQEAELKQMASNLGLNVKFLGHMSDVSKLYSEAKIFTLSSRSEGLSNVLIESGAFGCARLSSDTVGARELINDGINGLIFKTGDANDLKDKLEILLKDENLRQKLAKNASESANLFSKENIIKQWREFIKKVVDK